The Candidatus Abyssobacteria bacterium SURF_5 genome segment ACGCTGGTGAAAAAAGGCGACCAGCTCAGCCGGCCCAGCACTCTCGACGACGACCAGGTCTCAATCCCATATACTACCGCGCAGGACCTGCTTATCGGCTCGCCATATTTCTATTCCATCTGTGTGCGGCCGGTTTCGCTTCTCAATGAAAAGGCCGCTCGCGAACAGATTACGGCGGCCCTCGCCGTACGACATGGGTTCGACTCCTCCGATTCGAATGCGCTCCATATTTTCGGGACCACCGATATGATAGCGCGAGTGAAAGGAGCTACCATAGGGCTCCAAATTTTTCTGGGGGCGGCCAGCATCATTACCCTTTTTATCGGCGGCGTCGGCGTCATGAATATCATGTTCGTCTCAATCAACGAGCGGGTGCGGGAAATCGGCATCATTAAGGCCGTCGGCGCAAGAAACCGGCAAGTATTCCTTCAGTTCCTGATCGAGTCGCTCTTCATCACGTTCTTCGCCGGCTCCGTCGGCGCACTCGGCGGGTGCTCGATTTGCCTTGTGCTCGGTTTGTTCAAAATGCCCCGCTTCGTTGCCCCGCCGGAGATCGACCCGGCGGTGGTCGCTGTCTCCCTCAGTGTCATGATCGTTGTCGGCGTGCTCTCCGGCATTCTGCCCGCGCTCCGAGCCTCGCGCATGCAAATCATCGAAGCCCTCCGCTCTCATTAGACTGTCCTCCACTGTTTCAGAACAGCCTCGAATGTTTTCCCCACAAGTACGTTCGCACCGTTTGCCTTTCATGCTCCTACTATTCCCATGAGGCAAATTGACCTTGACAAATGAATTTGGATAGGAATAGAATCAGGCTCTCATAGTGACTGGCCGTCGGGATTAACAGGAGGGAAAAAATGAGGAAGCAGACGGGTGTATGGTGTTTCTTTCTTTTGATGTTGGTGTTTGGGACGGTAACCGCCAGCGCCGAAACCGTTTCGGATAACTTTGATGACGGCGTCATCGACCCAATGTGGATCGTTGACAATGGCGCGCTCGGATTAAGCGTGACGGAAGAAGGAGGCTGCCTGAACATCTCTGGCCTGGCGGACCAGCCGGCAGCCTGGCTGGGCGGAAACATCTGGAATCTCCTTTATGACGGCGCACATCAGGTCGATGTTCAAATGAAATTTAAGGTGCCGGTGGCGACCGACATGAGTAATATCTGTATTTCTATCACCGGTCCGAGCGGTTCAGCACAGGTGGAATACAACACGCTGGGCGGCTACGCGATTGGCTGTAATTCAATGAGCGGGTGGCAGTGGTCCTCGCGCACGCCGGCCAAAGGAAACGAGGCAACTACTTACAATCTGCTCAAGCTGTCGTATGATCCTCTCTCGAACACTGCGACCGCATATGTCGGTGACGCCGATGGTTCCAATCAGCAATTCATCGGCTCGTTCAACATTGAATTGGTGCCGGTGGGCCTGCCGAATCCGAAATTGGGGGTCGCAATCCAGTATTGGACGCTGCTATATGCGGCCGTCGATATCGATGTCGACGATTTCTCCGTTTCCGCAATGCCGTATCCGGAATTGGTTCCGCCGCCGCTGGCGCTTGGCGTATCGCTGGGTCAGAGGCAGGAGCTTCAACCGGATGACGCGGAAATCCTTTGCCCGGCTTTCTCGAACGACGGCAAGAAAATCGCCTATCTGCTCAGGGAGGGCGCCCCTGAAGCCGGCGTATGGAATATCTATGTGAAGGAGCTGACCGCCGATAGCCCGGCGTACCGCATTACCGAAGACAGCGATTGGGCGGCGGTCACTGCGTGTTTAAGCTGGAGCCCGAACGACAGGCGCATCTTCTTCCTTACCGATTCCCCCGACCGTACACGCCGCGTTCGTTATGTCGATGCCACCCCGACGACCGATCGCGTCTCGCACCCTTATCTGACTGAATTTGACGGCGGCATAAGCTGGTTTTTCGACATAGATTTTTCTCGCAACACTGAGCACCAGGCGGCATATGTGCTCAATGGAGATGTCTTCGCTTTTTCTGTGGATGATTTCGGCGATCCGCTGCCCGGCGCTACTCATCGAAAGCTGCTGGATATGATCGACTTGCAGACAATTCCACGCTGGCTGCGCTGGTCGCCTGATGGAACGAAAATCACCTGTGGCTATGGCTTCAACATGCATTCATTCGCTATCTGGATAGTGGACGTCGCCAACCTTCCGTTGGGTGAAATGGTGCTTGATGAGAATAGTCCCTATGTAACCATCGTAACGGATACAAGAAATTTTGCCGCAGTCCCGGCCTTCTCTTATGACGGCCGGTATGTTTACTACTGCGCCGATTTGAACAATGTATTCAATCCAGGCACCTACGGCTGGAACAGGTTCAATACGACCGAGGTAATGCTGGGAGACGCCGACTTCGATATTTTTGTCGCGAAAGCCGACGGCAGTGCTCCTCCTGAACGATTGACCGCCGCTCCCCTCAGCCAGGGCATTTTCACTGTCTCCCCGGACGGAACGCTCCTCGCCTATAACACCGATGATGACACCGACGGCGACGGGGTGCGTGAAGGCGACGTCTACCTCTTTAACCTGGTGATTTCTGAACCAGTCGATGCGAGCGGGGGAGAGGTGTCTGATGGAAGCGGTACCACTGTCACGGTTCCGCAGGATGCTTTGACTGAACCCGTCACCGTAACGATCGAGACTCCGCTCCCCGGCTCGGAGCCGCCGCTCGATACACTTCCCGCCGGTACTTCTCTCGCGCTGGCGCGGGAATTCGGACCCGACGGACTCGTGTTTGCCGCACCGGTCAAAATAGAGATTAACTACACCGATGAAGAGGTTGCCGGGCTGGACGAAGCGAACCTCCAGATATATTGGTACGACGACATTAACAGTACATGGGAAGCGTTGACATCCGACTCTGATTGCACCGACCCCGCGACAAATGTCGTTTGCGCCTGGGTAACTCATTTCAGCACGTTCGGCGTTCTTGACGTGCCTACGCTGATGGCGGGGGCCGAGCTCGAGCCGCCCTCCCTGAACGTCAAAAGCAAAGGACAATATGTGACCGCATACATCGAGCTGCCGGCGGGATTTCATCCCTCGTCAATCGACGTGGGACAGATCATGCTGAACCAGGCGATCTCCGCGCTGGCTGCGCCCACCGCAAT includes the following:
- a CDS encoding FtsX-like permease family protein; the encoded protein is MFFWESIIQAWYSLKGHKLRTGLTMFGIIWGIASMIILVGMGRSSQKLFYREFEKIGERLIFVWAGKSSSGLSGIKGGRQIRFTIEDVEALKNHCPDVEMVTPQVRAGYREVKRDSEVLSCETYGLNADANIIRNLIVEEGRFIVSDDVTSGRRVCVLGANVKEKLFGDQPAVGESIRLSGIIFHVIGTLVKKGDQLSRPSTLDDDQVSIPYTTAQDLLIGSPYFYSICVRPVSLLNEKAAREQITAALAVRHGFDSSDSNALHIFGTTDMIARVKGATIGLQIFLGAASIITLFIGGVGVMNIMFVSINERVREIGIIKAVGARNRQVFLQFLIESLFITFFAGSVGALGGCSICLVLGLFKMPRFVAPPEIDPAVVAVSLSVMIVVGVLSGILPALRASRMQIIEALRSH